TGGCGGCCGCAGGGGCAAGTATCGTTCTGAATGGGCGCGATACTGGGAAACTGGATGCTGCCGCTGCCGCGTTGCGCGAGACGGGTGCGACTGTTGATGTCTTGTCCTTTGATGCGACGGACCACGATGCGGTAAAGGCGGCTGTGGATGGTTTTGAGGCTGAAACCAGCGCGATTGATATCCTTGTCAACAATGCAGGGATGCAGCACCGGACCGCGCTGGAAGATTTTCCGGCTGATGCGTTCGAGCGCCTTCTGCAGACGAATATCGCGTCGGTTTTCCACGTTGGCCAAGCCTGCGCGAACCATATGATCAAACGCAAGGCTGGTAAGATCGTGAATATCGCGTCGGTTCAAACGGCACTCGCGCGTCCCGGTATCGCGCCTTACACAGCCACAAAGGGCGCGGTTGCGAACCTGACAAAGGGTATGGCGACCGACTGGGCCCAATATGGTCTGACCTGCAACG
The Rhodobacteraceae bacterium S2214 genome window above contains:
- a CDS encoding SDR family oxidoreductase translates to MSTALFDLTGKRALITGSSQGIGFALAKGMAAAGASIVLNGRDTGKLDAAAAALRETGATVDVLSFDATDHDAVKAAVDGFEAETSAIDILVNNAGMQHRTALEDFPADAFERLLQTNIASVFHVGQACANHMIKRKAGKIVNIASVQTALARPGIAPYTATKGAVANLTKGMATDWAQYGLTCNALAPGYFDTPLNAALVADPEFSAWLAKRTPAGRWGNVEELVGACIFLSSDASTFVNGHCLFVDGGITASL